The following coding sequences are from one Ovis canadensis isolate MfBH-ARS-UI-01 breed Bighorn chromosome 7, ARS-UI_OviCan_v2, whole genome shotgun sequence window:
- the LOC138443937 gene encoding GTP-binding nuclear protein Ran-like: MAAQGEPQVQFKLVLGGDGGTGKTTFLKRHLTGEFEKYVATLGVEVHPLVFHTNRGPIKFNVWDTAGQEKFSGLRDGYYTQAQCAIIMFDVTSRFTYKNAPNWDRDLVQVCENIPVVLCGNKVDIKDRKVKAKSVVFHRKKNLQYYDISAKSSYNFEKPFLWLTRKQIGDPNLEFVAMPAPAPPEVVMDPALAAQYKHNLEVAQTAALPDEDDDL, translated from the coding sequence ATGGCTGCCCAAGGAGAACCCCAAGTTCAGTTCAAACTTGTTttgggtggtgatggtggtactGGAAAGACTACATTCTTGAAGCGTCATCTGACTGGTGAATTTGAGAAGTATGTAGCTACCTTGGGTGTTGAGGTCCATCCTCTTGTGTTCCATACCAACAGAGGACCTATTAAGTTCAATGTATGGGATACAGCCGGTCAGGAGAAATTTAGTGGACTGAGAGATGGCTATTATACACAAGCTCAGTGTGCCATTATAATGTTTGACGTAACATCAAGATTTACTTACAAGAATGCACCTAACTGGGATAGAGATCTGGTACAAGTATGTGAGAACATCCCAGTTGTGTTGTGTGGCAACAAAGTGGATATTAAGGACAGAAAGGTTAAGGCAAAGTCAGTTGTCTTCCACCGAAAGAAGAATCTTCAGTACTATGACATTTCTGCCAAAAGTAGCTACAACTTTGAAAAGCCCTTCCTCTGGCTTACCAGAAAACAGATTGGAGACCCTAACTTGGAGTTTGTCGCCATGCCTGCTCCTGCCCCGCCAGAGGTGGTCATGGACCCAGCCTTGGCAGCACAGTACAAGCACAATTTAGAGGTTGCTCAGACAGCTGCTCTCCCGGATGAAGATGATGACCTGTGA